In Trichocoleus sp., the DNA window GTGGCATACGGCAGCAGCCCCGACCCTTGTTTTTACAGAAATTGGCAGGAAACCTGATTTTCAAGAGGCTTTGAGGCAGCAAGGCGTGGAGGTGATTGAACTTGCGGCTCTAACCCCTAGCGCAGTCATGACAAACTTAGCCGATCGCGGCTTTCTCTCAGTGTTGTGGGAATGTGGCGGCACCCTGGCAGCAAAAGCAATTGCCGATGGCGCAGTCCATAAAGTCCTAGCATTTATTGCCCCTAAAATTATCGGTGGAGCAATGGCTCCCTCACCTGTGGGGGATTTGGGACTGAGCAAAATGAGTGAGGCGATCGAATTAGAGAGAGTGAGATGGCGATCGATTGGGACAGATCTGCTGATCGAAGGCTACTTGCCCATTTCGCCTGTCTCTGAAATCAAAATGGAACAGGAAACACACTGAAGTTATCGCAACGCTAGCCGAGCAAGCTTGCTTATCAACGAGCAGGCTTATCGAACGGAGTTCGTCTGGAAATTTGACTGTAGCGTTAGGTTTAAGTCTGTTGTCGGGTCAACCACCACCATTTCCACATCCTTACGACCTCGCAGCAGCACTTCTGCCAGTGCTCCCAATCCTGCACCTCCAACAACTTCCCAAACGTCGATTCTGCCAAAAATTTCAGACAAAATGGCGGCGGCTCCTGCCCCGATCGCAGCTCCTCGGAAGATATTAGGGTTGGTGCGGCGGCTCACTGCTTCCGTGCGGGTAATCACCTGCGAAGTCGCATTCAATGGAACAGGCTGGGCGTCTTGGTAGAGCGTCACTTCTTCAGCAACAAACTGAGTGCCACCCGCCGCAGGCTTGAGATTGCCCTTAATTTGACTCCCGGCAGGAATCATTGTTGTGCCTCTGCTGCTGGTAATGTCGCTGCTGACCGTCAACGTTATAGGCACCGTCTCTTCCTTGGTCAATACAATTTTGTCTTTGTCGTAGCGGGTTGGAATCACTGTACCTGCTGGAACGACTGCCACGCGCCAGGAATCTGGAAGGCGTTGAGCAACAAGATAGCGATCGGGTGTTGCGGCGATCGATTTTGCCATTGAAAGAGGAATCGCAGCGGTAAAAGCAGACAGAAAAGCTAGCATCAGAGCGGTACCAGACTGCCAGCGGTACAGAAATTGCATAGGTTGAGTCTCCAGAGATGAGATCCGAGTTTGAGGATGATGACTTTTCTAGTCAACAGAAAGTTCCTCAAGTGGATCTTTTTTTAGCATCAATCTTAAGCATGAGTTGAGCGGTCAGAAATTGATAATCGAAACGATCGACTGAGACGATCGAACACTATTACCCATTTTCCAAAACCGCATCTAGCACCAGGGCGCGACAGCCCTTTAGCCCCAAACTCGGATCTTGCTGATAGGCTGTCTCTGGAACCCAGACCTGGATCTGGCGATCGGAGCCGATCGAATAAAGATATTGCACATCGGGGTAATACCCCAGACCCACCTTTAAGTTGGAATAGTCGTCTTCACAAATCTCAAAGCCAAAGCGCACCACGATCTGAGCGACTAAACATTCGGGCGTATCGCAGATTTCCCCAGAAATATCTCGCTCTTGCCAGAAAGTTTCTAAAAACCGATGTAGCAAAGGCAGAACCTTATCGGGTGTTCCATTGCGGCTGGCATAGACGATCGCCGGATTTCCTTCAACAATGATGTGACATGAAGTAGTAGCCATTGAATTTGCTCCTTAGTCGATCGAGACTCCGAGACGCTGAGAGGAATGCTATATCATCTTGTGCTGCAATTTCTGTCCAGTTCGGAGAATTTGACCAGCCAGGACTGCCGCCCCAAAGCCGTTGTCAATATTCACAACTCCAATCCCTGCTGCACAAGAATTGAGCATGGTCAGTAGAGGAGCCAGTCCATTAAAGCTTGCTCCGTATCCAATGCTAGTTGGCACCGCAATCACTGGGCAGTCGGCAAGTCCCGCAACCACACTGGGTAACGCTCCCTCCATTCCAGCGACCACAATCAACACATCAGCATCTGTAAGCATTTGGCGGTTGCTGAGCAAGCGATGAATTCCGGCAACGCCCACATCCCAGAGACGCTTAACCTCAAATCCAGACAGTTCAGCGGTCACGGCTGCTTCTTCTGCCACAGCAAGATCAGCAGTTCCGGCAGACAGGAGGGTAATCGTTCCGGGAAATCGAGGCTTCAAATCGGGCGGGACGATCGCACAGATTCGCGCCAGTCGGTAATAGCGCAGATCAGGAACACGTCCTTGAATCTGGACATATACTTCTGGTTCGATCCGGGTTGCCATCACCACCGGATTGCGCCGACGCATCTTTTGCATAATTTGTACGATCTGTTCGGGAGTTTTGCCGGGCCCCCAGATCACTTCTGGAAAGCCAGTTCGCAATGCCCGGTGATGGTCAATGTTGGCAAATTCATCGACTGGCTCAAAGTCAAAATGCTTGAGCTTTTCCAACGCAGAGTCGGGAGTGACGTTGCCTTGAGCAACAGCATGGAGGAGGTGGCGGAGAGCTTCGGGTGAGGTCACAGGCAGGTGGGGGATGAACTTGGGATGGGTGCTGGATTCTATTGTAAGGGGGAGGTGTAAGGGGGAGGGCGCTCGACTCTGTTGTGGTACGCCTGGATTGATCTGGGTACGCTTACCTGTAAGGTGCATCAAACTTAAGGAAATCAATCATGCTTCAACTTATTCCGGTGCAATTGGATGACGGAACGCTGATTTATATTGAGGCGATCGAAAATAGCATCCCTGTTCACGCTTCTGAGATAGAGGAAGATGAACCAGAGGAGCAGCAGCGATCGGGTGGCAAGGGCTTTGTGCAAGATACGCTTAAAACAATGCGGCAGGGTAGTCTGAGCCTGAGTGCAGAAGATCAAGCTCTCCAGAGTTTTAAGGCAGTCCAGAGTACGATTCGGGCATATACCACCTACACACTCAATGCCTTTCGCAACATGGCAGCCGCAGAAGTACAAAAAGTGTCTCTGGAGTTTGGCGTTAATGTCAGTGGCGTGAGTGGCGTACCTTACATTGCAACAGGCACAGTCGGCTGCAATCTCAAAATCAATGTGGAATGTACTTTTCCGCCTCGTCCTCCTGCTGCCCCTGCTTCGCGTCCCCCTGCTCCTCCTGCTTCTCCGCAGGCATAAGCTTTAAGCAATAGCCAATCCTTAATCTGGCAGATGATTTGCTAGACAATTTGCGATTCACTGCTAAAGTCGGCATCAACTATGTTGTGAGCTTGTTTGCATGAATTCTGTTGATTTGGCATTCACGTCTGCATTGGATCAGGCGAGGCTAATTCGTTCTAAAGAAGTTTCTCCTCTGGAACTGGTAGAGCTATACCTGGAGCGGATCGAACGCCTGAATCCTCAGCTAGGCAGCTTCTTTACCATAACTGCCGATCGCGCCCTTGCAGATGCGAAAGCCAAGACAGATCAGTTAATGCAGGCTGACCTCGCTGCACTGCCCCCTTTTTTTGGTGTCCCGACTGCCATTAAAGACCTGACTCCTGTAGCAGATGTCCCCTGTAGCTATGGGGTCAAAATCATTCGCAAGCGGATTGAAATGCAGGATGCTGGAGTTGTAACGCGCATCAAGGACGCAGGCTTTGTTCTGTTAGGCAAGACTGCCACTTCGCAAATTGGCTCGACTCCCTACACCGAACCGCCCGGATTCCCCCCGGCTCGCAACCCTTGGAACCTTAGCTATACGCCTGGTGGATCGAGTGGTGGCTCGGCAGCAGCAGTTGCAGCAGGGCTTGTACCGATCGCACATGGTACAGATGGTGGGGGTTCTGTGCGTGGACCTGCTTTCTGTTGTGGGTTAGTGGGAATTAAGCCTGCTAGAGGTCGCGTTTCTCATGCCCCAGTGGGCGATCGGCTGAGTGGCTTGGCGACGGATGGTTCGCTGGCTCGAACGGTTTCTGATGCAGCGGCATTATTGGATGTGATGGCTGGCTATACGCTGGGCGACCCCTACTGGCTCCCCGACCCCAATCCTTCGTTTTTAGCCGCAGCCGATCGATCGCCTGGAACGCTCAAAATTGGCTATATTACTCAGCTGCCGCCGCTTGGTCAGGCAGACCCAATTTGTGTACAGGCAGTGCTGGATACGGCAAAATTGCTGGAAGGATTAGGGCACTCCATCGAACCGATCGATCTGGATTTTGGCGATATTGCGGAACCGCTGGTTGCAGTCTGGCAGGCGGGCGTCGATGTGGGAGTTCCCTGGATTTTTCTAAACCGTTTTAATCGCTGGCTGTTGCGGCGATCTCGGTTGCGATCGAGCGGTCGGTATCTGCAAGCTGTCTCTAAAATGCAAGCAGCAGCTCGCCGGATTGTTGCTGCTCTGAGTCCGTTTGATGCTGTAATCATGCCTGTTTTTATGCATCCCACGATTCGGATTGGCGAATGGGCAAATTTGCGATCGGCGACAACGCTAGAAAAAATCATTCACTGGGTTGCACCCTGTCCGCCGATTAATGCTACAGGACAGCCCTCGATCGCCATTCCCACTGGATTTTCGCCCCTCGGATTACCGATCGGAGTACAGCTTGTTGGTCGTCCTGCAGGTGAAGAATTGTTGATTTCGCTGGCAGCCCAAATCGAACAGGCAAATCCTTGGAGTCATCACCGTCCCTCGATCGCAGTGACCACATCGCCCTAGGGAGAGGATAAAAATCTCTCTTTAAGTCGATCCCTGACCTTAAAACTCTGCCGCTTAGGAAAGACGACTTGGCGCAAAAAGCTGATTACTATGCTTCCAATAGTATTTAGCGACAAAAGATTATGGTTCAAGCAATTAACGCGATCGACCAGTCTAAGGATCGTCCTCGTGACCCACGTAATAAAGAGGTAGTTCATGCTGCCTCTAACGATCCACAGATTGGCAATCTGGAAACTCCAATCAACGCTTCTCCTCTGGTCAAAGCCTATATCAATAACCTGCCTGCCTATCGTCAGCACTTGTCTCCGCTGCGGCGTGGGCTTGAAGTGGGTCTGGCACATGGCTACTGGCTGATTGGTCCTTTCTATGAGTTCAACCCGCTACGCGAAACTGAAGTTGGCTCTCTGGTTGCTCTGCTCTCCACGATCGGCTTGATCCTGATCTCGACGCTGGCAATCTCCCTCTATGCATCCAGCAGCCCCCCTCAGCCTACGGCAACCCTGACCACCCCCAATCCTCCTGCGGAGCTGAGAACTCCTACGGGCTGGAGTGAGTATGCAAGTGGTTTCTTTATTGGTGGCGTTGGTGGCGCAATTTTCGCTTATGCGATCGTCTCGAATATTGATTTACTCAAGAATGTCTTGAATGCGGCTGGCTTCTAAGAAGTTTGACAAGCCGTAGATGGATTTGATCCCCCTGACTCCTGAAGAAAAGGGTAGTGCATCGCTCAAAGTCCCTTTTTGAATTGGAAAGGGAGATTGGGGGATCTGATCTTTAAGACTATTCTTAAGACGATAAAAACCAGAATCTCCTAACAACAAATAAGGGACGAAAGATAAAATTCCTATCCTTCATCCCTATTTTTTCGGCTTTTACTCTTTTACTGAGTTAGACCTTCTTCAACCAGCTAAACATTGCCCGCAGATCCTTACCGACTTCTTCGATCGGGTGTTCTGCTTCACGGCGACGCATTGCGGTAAATCCGGGCTTACCAGACTGATTCTCAAGAACGAACTCACGGGCAAACTGTCCGGTTTGAATTTCGTTGAGAATCTTCCGCATTTCGGCGCGGGTAGCGTCAGTGACGATGCGAGGTCCACGAGTCAGATCGCCATATTCCGCCGTGTTAGAGATGCTGTCACGCATGGTAGCGAGTCCGCCTTCCACAATCAGGTCAACGATGAGCTTCACTTCATGGAGGCACTCAAAGTAGGCGAGTTCGGGCTGATAGCCAGCTTCCACCAGCGTTTCAAAGCCAGATTTAATGAGGGCGCTCAAGCCACCGCAGAGAACGACCTGTTCACCAAACAAGTCAGTTTCGGTTTCTTCACGGAATGTGGTTTCGAGGATTCCGGCACGAGTGCCGCCCACTCCCTTAGCGTAAGCCATCGCTCGATCGCGTGCCTGACCTGTCGCATCTTGATAGACTGCAAACAAACAGGGAACCCCTTCGCCCTGCTCATAAGTCCGACGCACTAAATGTCCGGGTCCCTTAGGCGCGACCATAATTACGTCTACATCAGCCGGAGGCACAACCTGGGCAAAGTGAATGTTGAAGCCGTGAGCAAATGCCAGAATCTTACCTGCACTCAGGTTGGGTTCAATTTCTTCTTTATAAACCGTTTTTTGGACTTCATCCGGCAACAGAATCATGATCAGATCTGCTGCGGCGGACGCATCTGAAACGGATTTGACCGTCAACCCGGCTGCCTCTGCTTTCGCTGCCGATTTGCTTCCCGGATAAAGACCGACAATTACGTTCAAACCGCTGTCTTTGAGGTTGAGCGCATGTGCATGTCCCTGGGAGCCATAGCCGATAATGGCGATCGTTTTTCCGGCTAATATATCCAAATTTGCGTCAGCATCATAATACATCCGAGCCATAGATCTCTCCGTCCAGCGATCGATTGATTTACCACAAGCTCATGATCATATCAAACTTTGAGACGCAAGATCCCAAAGGGAGAGACTGTCTGTTTTGTTTGTAACAGAAAAATTTGGCTGAACTGTAGATGGGAGTTGAGAACGGATTAGCGGCTAGGTAGGAGCGGCTTCACAACCAAAAATCCGGCTCCAAAGGCAGTGAAGATGATGGCAATCACTGTGAGAGTAAGCCAAATGCCACCTAAGTCTTTTGGTTTTGCAGTCTTTGAGATCTGCTGGGGTCGAGCGGGTTCTTCGGTAAAGAGTTCTTCAGAGATCACTGGATTTGCGCTTCTGAGCTTGGCTGCCATGTCCTCAAACTCCGGTTCCTCTGGTGCAGCCACAGGTTGAGAAACGGGCTGGCTAACTGACTGGCTAAACGATGACGCTGGTTCTGCAACTTGCCGTAAGTGAAGCGCAGACTGGACAAAGCGATCGATTTCGTAGCGAAGCTGCTGATTTTGTTGAGTAAGCTGCTGGTTTTTAGCATGAACAGTGTCCAGCATGGCTTGGGTTGCTTGCAGTTCTGCTGCGAGTTCCCGGTAGACCGAAATCGGTACGGAAGCAGCCTGATTACTGGTTGCTTGAGCGGAAGATTTGGGGGATTGCGCCGCGGAATCGAGGTTCGACCTGGAGTTCATTGTTATAGGAATAGAAGAATTGGATAAATTACAGCATATTCAAGGAATTTATGCCCATGAATCTTAGTCGAATTTAGAAATTTTGGCATCGGGTTGGGTGGATTAGATAATTAAGGATATGTGCAAAGAATAAAATCTTTTGCGTTCGCTTCCTAAATTCCAGAATTTCAAAGCCTTTAAAGGCGGAGTTGGGCGCGGGGTACGAGTGAGAACGCTAGACTAGAAAGCTGGAAATTCATCATATCGATTGACTGTCATCATGAGTTCAGCTGCTCAACCTGAAACGATTTCATCTGAGACTACAAATGCCGCAGCCGCGCAGCTGCCCGAAGTGAAGTATGGTGAACGCCTCATTGCAGAGGGTGAGCTAATTACGTTCCCAAATCCGCGTCCGGGTCGCCGCTATACGATTCAGATCAGTCTGCCTGAGTTCACTTGTAAATGTCCGTTTTCTGGCTATCCTGACTTTGCCACAATTCACATTCAATATGTGCCAAATGAACGGGTTGTAGAACTGAAAGCAATCAAGCTGTATATCAACAGCTACCGCGATCGATACATTTCGCACGAAGAATCGGTGAATCAAATTTTGGATGATTTTGTTGCTGCTTGCGATCCATTAGAAGTGACCGTGAAAGGCGATTTTTCACCGCGTGGGAATGTGCATACGGTCGTAGAAGTAACGCATCAGAAACAGGGATAGATCGCTTGAGGGATAGGGGAGCCTTGATTCTGCAAGTTTTGAGATTCTGAACTAGGATAATCAACACTGACTATTCCTGTTCACTCCCCTCATTACACACAGCATAAACAACGATGAATCTCCTCACACAAGCCCTTCATCTTGTTGGATCTGGTGCAGTTGCATACATTACAGCAGCCCAGATCCGCGACCCCGAAACGCGACCCAATTTACTGGCAGGCTTTCAACTCGCTGAATCGGGTTCTGTTCCTTTTCTCAAAGCCTTGAGCGATCGAGCGGCTGAGGAAGGGGATACCTGGCTATCGGAGCGGTTAGCGGCTCATGCTCAAGACGAACAGCGCCACGGACAGATTTTTGCACATGCGCTGAAGCAATTGAATAAACAGGTGATTGACTTCAAATCTCTGCCGCAAAAGCAAGCCGATGGCAAACCGGATGAGCGTCGCCGCAGCCCGTTTTTTGGAGAATATTACAAAGGGCTTGACTTCAAAGACTTAGCACCCGAACGGATTGATTGGCTGGTGTTTATGGGCAGCACCTATATTTTGGAACTGGATGCCTGCAAAGATTTTGTGCGGATGGCAAAAGCACTTCCAGATGATGCACTCAGCCTCAATCTGCAAAAGGGATTACTCAGCATTGCCAAAGACGAACAGGGACATGCCGCTTATTTGCGAGAAGCAATGGAACGGCGGCTCTCTTATGCTGAGGCTGAGGCGCTGGTTGATGAATGGCGGACGCGCAAAGTCAACGCACTGCTGGCAATGACAACTGATTTGATTCAGAAGGGCGGCAAAATGACTTCGCTGGCTCGAGATGGGGTTCCAAATGAGCTATCTGACGCAGAGAAAGATCTCGCGATCGCCTAGGGTGGCTTCTAAGAAGAATATCTTTTGTTTAGGGGCAGGTTTGGCTGAGTAAAAGTTGAGTAAAAACAATTAGTCAACTTCTTTTCGGCTAAATCTGCTCCAACATTTCTGCTCCAATCCAACATTGGAGTATTTTTTTCTAAAAATTTCCTTACAAAGAAATAACCGATCGGTCACCCACTACCATTACGAACTGGCTTCAAGATAGAGGGAAAACCAGGGCAACCTCTGTTATGACGATCGAATAACCCCTCGCTTCCACAATTCTGATGCGCTTCGATCGATTGACTCGTTCTCTCATTCTTTCAGTTCTGACTGGCTTTGCTGTGGTTGCTTGTAGCATTGCGAGTGAACCAACTCAGCCGACAAACCAATCGCCCAGTGTTGCTGCCTCACCTGCGATCGTGGCTCAAAGCCCAACAAATCAGCCAACCAAAAACCTGATCCGAACTCAGACTCTGACGCCGGAAAAGTACCAAATTCGCCTCAACGATCTGCCTCAACCTTTCGCTTCAGATAGTGCGTCCAAACCGCCGCAGGTGCTCCCAATTCCTCAAAATCCGGTGCTCAATGTTCCTGCTGGTTTTGAGGTGAATGTTTATGCAGAAGGACTCGATCGCCCACGCTGGTTGGCTTTAACCCCGACAGGAGAGGTTTTAGTCACGGAAACTCGGCAGAATCAGATTCGGATGTTGAGCGATCGAGATGGGGATGGTGTAGCGGAAGTGAATCAAGTCTTTGCCACCGCAGAAAATGGGCTAAATCAGCCATTTGGCATGGCATTTGCCGAAAATTCCTTCTTTTTGGGCAACACCAATGCAGTGCTACGTTTTCCTTATCAGCAAGGACAGACGACTATCACGGGTCGAGGCAACAAGATTGCTGATCTCCCGGCAGATGGCTACAACAACCACTGGACAAGGAATGTGGTGGCGGCTCCAGATGGACGCAAACTCTATGTCTCGATCGGCTCTGCATCCAACGTAGATGAAGAACCTTTGCCCCGTGCTTCTGTTCAAGTGATGAATTTGGATGGTTCCGATCGCCAGACTTTTGCCTCTGGGCTGCGAAATCCCGTCGGTTTGGATTTTCATCCACTCACAGGCGAACTCTATACAGCAGTGAACGAACGCGATGGCTTGGGCGATGATCTGGTTCCAGACTATTTGACTCATCTCCAGTCAGGCGAGTTTTATGGCTGGCCTTATACCTATCTAGCTTCAGCAAAGCTTGATCCGCGTCGTTTGGTGGATGGTCGCCCAGCGAAGCCTGATCTGGTCGCACAAACTAAAACGCCTGATGTGCTGTTTCAGGCTCATTCTGCTGCACTAGGCTTGCAGTTCTATGATGGCAATACCTTTCCCGAACGATATCGCAATGGGGCGTT includes these proteins:
- a CDS encoding histidine kinase, with protein sequence MATTSCHIIVEGNPAIVYASRNGTPDKVLPLLHRFLETFWQERDISGEICDTPECLVAQIVVRFGFEICEDDYSNLKVGLGYYPDVQYLYSIGSDRQIQVWVPETAYQQDPSLGLKGCRALVLDAVLENG
- the larB gene encoding nickel pincer cofactor biosynthesis protein LarB translates to MTSPEALRHLLHAVAQGNVTPDSALEKLKHFDFEPVDEFANIDHHRALRTGFPEVIWGPGKTPEQIVQIMQKMRRRNPVVMATRIEPEVYVQIQGRVPDLRYYRLARICAIVPPDLKPRFPGTITLLSAGTADLAVAEEAAVTAELSGFEVKRLWDVGVAGIHRLLSNRQMLTDADVLIVVAGMEGALPSVVAGLADCPVIAVPTSIGYGASFNGLAPLLTMLNSCAAGIGVVNIDNGFGAAVLAGQILRTGQKLQHKMI
- a CDS encoding CU044_2847 family protein gives rise to the protein MLQLIPVQLDDGTLIYIEAIENSIPVHASEIEEDEPEEQQRSGGKGFVQDTLKTMRQGSLSLSAEDQALQSFKAVQSTIRAYTTYTLNAFRNMAAAEVQKVSLEFGVNVSGVSGVPYIATGTVGCNLKINVECTFPPRPPAAPASRPPAPPASPQA
- a CDS encoding amidase gives rise to the protein MNSVDLAFTSALDQARLIRSKEVSPLELVELYLERIERLNPQLGSFFTITADRALADAKAKTDQLMQADLAALPPFFGVPTAIKDLTPVADVPCSYGVKIIRKRIEMQDAGVVTRIKDAGFVLLGKTATSQIGSTPYTEPPGFPPARNPWNLSYTPGGSSGGSAAAVAAGLVPIAHGTDGGGSVRGPAFCCGLVGIKPARGRVSHAPVGDRLSGLATDGSLARTVSDAAALLDVMAGYTLGDPYWLPDPNPSFLAAADRSPGTLKIGYITQLPPLGQADPICVQAVLDTAKLLEGLGHSIEPIDLDFGDIAEPLVAVWQAGVDVGVPWIFLNRFNRWLLRRSRLRSSGRYLQAVSKMQAAARRIVAALSPFDAVIMPVFMHPTIRIGEWANLRSATTLEKIIHWVAPCPPINATGQPSIAIPTGFSPLGLPIGVQLVGRPAGEELLISLAAQIEQANPWSHHRPSIAVTTSP
- a CDS encoding photosystem I reaction center subunit XI — its product is MVQAINAIDQSKDRPRDPRNKEVVHAASNDPQIGNLETPINASPLVKAYINNLPAYRQHLSPLRRGLEVGLAHGYWLIGPFYEFNPLRETEVGSLVALLSTIGLILISTLAISLYASSSPPQPTATLTTPNPPAELRTPTGWSEYASGFFIGGVGGAIFAYAIVSNIDLLKNVLNAAGF
- the ilvC gene encoding ketol-acid reductoisomerase; amino-acid sequence: MARMYYDADANLDILAGKTIAIIGYGSQGHAHALNLKDSGLNVIVGLYPGSKSAAKAEAAGLTVKSVSDASAAADLIMILLPDEVQKTVYKEEIEPNLSAGKILAFAHGFNIHFAQVVPPADVDVIMVAPKGPGHLVRRTYEQGEGVPCLFAVYQDATGQARDRAMAYAKGVGGTRAGILETTFREETETDLFGEQVVLCGGLSALIKSGFETLVEAGYQPELAYFECLHEVKLIVDLIVEGGLATMRDSISNTAEYGDLTRGPRIVTDATRAEMRKILNEIQTGQFAREFVLENQSGKPGFTAMRRREAEHPIEEVGKDLRAMFSWLKKV
- the queF gene encoding preQ(1) synthase, encoding MSSAAQPETISSETTNAAAAQLPEVKYGERLIAEGELITFPNPRPGRRYTIQISLPEFTCKCPFSGYPDFATIHIQYVPNERVVELKAIKLYINSYRDRYISHEESVNQILDDFVAACDPLEVTVKGDFSPRGNVHTVVEVTHQKQG
- a CDS encoding ferritin-like domain-containing protein — translated: MNLLTQALHLVGSGAVAYITAAQIRDPETRPNLLAGFQLAESGSVPFLKALSDRAAEEGDTWLSERLAAHAQDEQRHGQIFAHALKQLNKQVIDFKSLPQKQADGKPDERRRSPFFGEYYKGLDFKDLAPERIDWLVFMGSTYILELDACKDFVRMAKALPDDALSLNLQKGLLSIAKDEQGHAAYLREAMERRLSYAEAEALVDEWRTRKVNALLAMTTDLIQKGGKMTSLARDGVPNELSDAEKDLAIA
- a CDS encoding sorbosone dehydrogenase family protein, whose product is MRFDRLTRSLILSVLTGFAVVACSIASEPTQPTNQSPSVAASPAIVAQSPTNQPTKNLIRTQTLTPEKYQIRLNDLPQPFASDSASKPPQVLPIPQNPVLNVPAGFEVNVYAEGLDRPRWLALTPTGEVLVTETRQNQIRMLSDRDGDGVAEVNQVFATAENGLNQPFGMAFAENSFFLGNTNAVLRFPYQQGQTTITGRGNKIADLPADGYNNHWTRNVVAAPDGRKLYVSIGSASNVDEEPLPRASVQVMNLDGSDRQTFASGLRNPVGLDFHPLTGELYTAVNERDGLGDDLVPDYLTHLQSGEFYGWPYTYLASAKLDPRRLVDGRPAKPDLVAQTKTPDVLFQAHSAALGLQFYDGNTFPERYRNGAFVAFRGSWNRNQGTGYKVVFVPFDAKINRPAGSYEDFVTGFLTQPTVPATWGRPVGLLTLPDGSLLFTEEANGRIYRVQYRGNAG